GAAGCATGGGCGTGGGGCATGGGGGCGGGGACTCCTTTGCGGCTGCGGTTCCGGCGATGGGCACAGGGTAGGCCAAGGCGAAGCCGGGTGCAACAGGACGCAGCCGGGTGCAACAGGAAGACGCGGGGTGTGGCCGGTCAGGGCGGAAGAGGGCAGGCCCCCCCCTCCAGAACCTGACGGCACGCGCGGCGGCCAGTACTGGCGCTGTGCTGGCGCCTGCCGTCATCGGCGGGCGGTTTCGCACCCGTCGCCATGCAATTGCAGTGGCAGGCGCGGCGATTGCGCTTGGCGGCAAGGCCGGGTAGAGAGGATGTTTCCGGATTGTTGCTCGCGGCCGAAGACGGCGGCGCGATTTTGAAAGAGGCAGGGGCCGCGCCAGGTTGCGGGCGTGGGCCTTCGGCTTTGTCCGTTCATGCGGTTTCAGGGGTACAGGATGCTGCTCGACGCCAAGCTTCGCACCATACTGCGCGAATCGCGCACCATTGCCGTCATCGGCGCCAAGGACAAGCCCGGCCAGCCCGTGGACATGGTGGGCCGTTATCTGATCGAGGCCGGATACGACGTGCGGCCGGTGCATCCGGTGCGCCGCACCGTGTGGGGCATGCAGGCCTATCCGACCATTGGCGACGTGTCGGTGGACGTGGACATCGTCAACGTGTTTCGCGCGCCGGAACATTGCCCGGCCCACGCGGCGGAGGTGCTGGCCCTGCCGCGCCTGCCGCGCCTGTTCTGGATGCAGTCGGGCATCTCCAGCCCGGAGGCCGGGCGGATGCTTTTCGAACGCGGCGTGGCCGTGGTGGAGGATTTGTGCCTGATGGTGGAACATCGCAGGCTGATGGCCGGGGGGCTGCTGTGAGCGTCAACGATACCGTGTCTTCCACATCTGACGCGCCTTCCGCATCCGGCACGTCCTCCTCTCCGTGGGACGACGCCTTCGACTGCCGCATGTGCGGCCAGTGTTGCCAGGGCGAGGGCGGCATCGTGGTCAGCCCCGCCGACCTTGCGCGCATCTGCGCCTTTCTGGGCATGACGCCCGAAGCCTTCGAGACCACCTACGGCGAACGCCGCAACGGCAAGCTGAAGGTGCGCACCGGTCCGGACGGCAACTGCGTGTTCTTTGCCGCCGGGCGCGGCTGCACCGTGCACGAGGGCAAGCCGGACATCTGCCGGGCCTGGCCGTTCTTTCGCGGCAACCTGGTGGATGCGGACAGCCTGGGCATGGCCAAGGAATACTGTCCCGGCATCCGGCCCGACGTGCGCCACGCGGAATTTTCCGCCGCCGGACGGGCCTATCTGGCCGCGCGGGGGCTGCTGGCTTCCGACTGTACGTGCGAGGCCAACGCCCTGGTCATGGACAGGAGCATGGGCGACAGGAACAAGGACGGCGGCACGTAGCCGGTCGGCAGGCCCGCCGGTCATGAAAGACGCGGCGGCGGTAAGGTTTTCGCCAAAACAGCCGAAAGGGCTGCGGGCAGGGTAAATGAGGGGCGGAGGTCGCGTGACGCTGAGGGAATGCTACCGGATACTGCAAGTCGGCAACGGCGCGTCGCTTGACGAGGTCAAGAAGGCGTACCGCAAGCTGGCGTTCGAGCTGCATCCGGACCTGAACCCCGGCAGGCCCGACGCGGCCCGCCGCTTTCAGCGCCTGAACGAGGCGTACGTACTGCTTTCGCGCACGCTGGACGCCGCCGGACCCGGCGGCAACGGCAACGGGATGGGGGCGGCTGGCGGCGCTGCGGAACGCGAATCCGCCGAGCGGGAGGCCACCCGCGCCTACGAGCAGGCCCGGCAACGCTTCGGCGATATGGGGACTGGCGGGACTGGCGGGACGGGCGGCGGCAACGGCCCTTCCGCGTCGTCGTCTTCAGGGACTGGCGGGACCGGTGGGACGGGCGCGTCATCTGCCACCGGGGCACCCGGCGGCACGGCATCGGGGGGCGCATCCGCAACGCGCGGCGCAAGCGGGGCAGACCGCAACCGCCGCAGGGCGGAGGCCACCTATCAGGGCCGACAGGACGAGGTATTGCAGGACATCCTGCGCGACCCGTTCGCCCGGCGGGTGTTCGAGGACATCTACAGCCAGATCCGCCGCGACGGCGGCGGGGGGCTGGCCGCGCGCCCGCCCAAGAAGCGCAAGCTCAGCCTGGAATGGGGCGGCAAGGCCCTGACGCTGGACCTTACCCACGGCATTGGCGGGGCGGTGAAGGGCTGGCTGCGCCGCCAGATCGACGACGAGCAGACGGTGTTCCTGCCCGCGCTCAGCATAGTGCCGGGGGCGCGGCTGCGTTTGCAGGTGACTCAGGGCCTGTCGGGAGAGGTGCGTACCGTGGAGGTGACCCTGCCCCCGGACTACGTGGTGGGGCGCCCCATCCGGCTCAAGGGGCTGGGCAAGCGCATCGGCCCGTGGCAGGGTGACCTGTATCTGCGCATTCTCGCCAAGACCGCGTAGCGCTCTCAACCGAGGGTGCGCCTTGTCGGTGCGCGCTTTCCCTGACGGCATCCCCCAGACGGTTCCCCCCAGACGGCATCCCCCAGACGGCTCCCCCCAGACGGCTGCCGGACGGTTTTCGATCATTCCACGGGCATGTGCCCGCGCGTGAGGCCGGTATCTTCACCGGCCTCTTCCATTTCGCGGGATTCGGCGACACCGGCGGCGCGGGACACGCCCCCGTCACGCTTGTCTTCTCCGCGCGCGCCGTCCAGCACCACGCAGAACACCGCCGCGATGACCAGCCCGGCGCCGATCCAGCCCGAGGGCGGAAACAGTTCGTCCCACAGCCAGTAGGCCAGCAGGGCAGCCAGCACCGGCTCGAAGTTGGCTACCACGGCCACGCGGGTGGGGGAAAGACGGCGCATGCCCTCGCAGTAGGCCATGTACGCGCCGTAGGTGGTCACCAGCCCCATGCCCAGCACCAGCAACGCCCAGGCCAGCGGCCCCTTGGGGACAAAGGTGACGAAGGGCAGCAGGGCCAGAGCCCCCACGGGCAGGCAGAACAGGTACAGGGTGACCGGCGAATGACGGTGCAGGAAGTGGCGGCTGAACACGTAATGCAGCGAATAGGTGAAGCCCGCCAGCAGACCGAAGCCGATGCCCGCAGCGCTTGCTCCGCCCTGCAATCCCCCGCCCGACCGGCAGATCAGGAAGGCTCCGGTCATGGCCAGCCCCAGGGCCGCCAGCTTGGCGCGGGTCAACGGTTCGGCGAAGCACAGCCGCGAGAGCAGCGCCACCCATGCCGGGGCGGTGTACAGCAGGATGGAGGCCAGCGCCGCGCCGCCTTCGCGTACGGCCAGCTGGTACGAGCCGAAGAACAGCGCCACCCCCACCAGCCCGAAGGCCGCAAAGGTGGCCGCATCGCGCACGGGCGCGCGCCACAGCCCGTGCCGGGCTGCGTGCAGGCCGAAGAACAGCGCCCCGAACGTGGCGCGCCAGAAGGCGATTTCCAGCGGGGTCACCCCTTCGGCAAGGCAGTAGCGGGCCAGCGGGCCGATAAGCGCCCACAACCCGGCGGCAAGCAGCACGAAGCCGTATCCGGCCAGCGGCATGGCATCCTCCCGTTGTTGTCGTACCGGTGTTGTGAACGATGGCGGGGGGGATGGCAAGCGGGGAACGGGCGGAAAAACGGTTGCATGGCCGCGTGATGTTTCCGCAACCCGGCGGCGACTTCACAGTGGCCTCCGGCGGTGGTACATAGCGTGGAGACATGCCCGTCGAAAACGCATGGGCATGCCGCACCGGACATGCTCACCAGTATTTCGCCCGCTCACGCCCGACCACGCAGACCAATGGAGCCCGCGCCGCAAGGCCCGCGCCCGCAGGAGGATGCCACGGATGGCCCCCGATACGCCCGATCAGACTCCCGACCAGACTCCCGGCCGCGATGCCTCCGGCCCCATCCGCCCCGACCGCCCCATACGGCAGGACGGCAGCCTGCTCGACATGCCCCGCCCCCCCAAGCGCAAGCGCAGCAAGCTGGTGTGGGTATTCGTGCTGGCCGTATTGGTGGCGGGCGCGGCGCTGTGGCAACTGCGCGACCTGGTCCTGCGTGACGCCGTGCCCGACAGGCAGGCCAACATGACCGGCACCGACGCCGCCATCCTTGGCCCCAACGCCACCAACGGCACGCTGCCGTCCATGGTGCCCATGGACGGCGACGCGGCAGCCGGTGCCGCCGATCAGTCCAACGCCACCGCCGCGACGCCGGGCGTCAACGCCACCAGCCCGGACGGGGCCTTTGCCCAGGACGACGCGGTGGTGCGCTTCGCCTTCGTGGAAGACGTGGCCAACTGGCTGGTTGAAAACTACTACCCCAAGGGCACCCACATGGAGGCGCGAACCTCCGGCTGGGTGGCGCCCAGCCTGAAGTCGGCCAACATGCGCTACGGCGTGAGCATGACCGGGCTGTCGTGGTCCGGCGACGACATTTCCGCCGGGCGCGCCAGCGTGCTGGACTACGCCTTTACCCCCGCCATGCTCGAAGCCCTGCAACGCCTGTACGCCGATCGGTTCATGAGCGCCATGGCCGCGGCGGCCTCGCATGCCAAGGTGACGGACAAGGGCAAGGAGCGCCCCCTGACCCCCGCCGAGGTGGCGGAAATGTACACCCTGTACGCCACGCGGCTGCGCGGCCTGTCCGGCGCGCTGCGCGAGGTTGCGGGCATGTCCGACGCGGTGGTGCGGGTCAACGCCTGGCTCACCGCGCAGCAGACCGCGCTGGAGGCCAACGCAAAGTATCAGGACGCCGTGTTCGGTTACGACACCGCGCGCGAAGGCAATTCCGCGCATCTGGCCGAGCAGGCCCGGCGCATCATGGAGCTTTCCGGCAAGGCGTACCAGCAGGCCATCATGGCCCGCGAGCGCGCCCGCGAAACCCTGGCCGAGGCCATCCGCCGCAACCCCGACGCCCGCAGGCTGGACGACGACACCCTGGTCTACGCGGCCGGGTGGGTGTACCGCCGGGCGAGCGGCAAGCCGGAAAAGATGGACGCCGTGCGCATGGCTGCCACTGTGCTGGGCGATACGGCGGCACGGTTCGACAAGGCTGCGCAGGCGGCCCGCCAGTAACCGCGAAACGGCAAACCCGAAACGACAAACCCGAAACGACGACGCCGCGAGGGGGCAACCCTTCGCGGCGTTTTTGCGTGGGAAAGCGGGGAGGGGAAGGTGCGGGGGAAGGAATCGGGGGAGGGAGGAAGGAGCTTTTTCAGAAGTTCCTTCCTCAAATGTTTCAGCGTGTTACGCGCTGGAACAGCGTTTGGGGAGCATCTGATGCCGTGATTGCCTCGGCATCTGTCCGTCAGAACTGGCGGTCCAGCAGCAGGTGCGAAAAATATCCCAGCACGGCGGCTGCATACCATGGCGCCGCCGCCTGCCATGCCCAGCCGTACAGCAGCACCGGGGCCAGCAGCAGGGGCAGGGGAACCAGCAGCATGGCCCACCAAGTGTGCGTCCACCCCCTGTGGCCGTCGATGGCGGGCAGCATGGCCAGCAGCCCCAGCAGCGCGGCCCACTGGTAGCGCCGGGTGGCGATGAGCGCCACGTCGGCTGCCACCAGCAGCCCGTAGAACCAGGTGCGCCCGCGCGAGTGGGTGTCCACGTCCGGGGCCAGGGCAAAGGCGGTGGACACGGCCAGCAGCGCCGCCTGGGTGGGCAGGCCGGGGGAATGCACGCGCAAGGCCTGCGCGGCGAACAGGGCCCCGGCGGCCAGCACTGTGCCGCCGATGAGATGGGTGCGGTATCCGGGCATCGGTGATGTGGATCGGGCTACGGGTTGAGGTGGGGGATGCGCATGGAAACGTGCGGCGCGGGGCAAGGGCCTTGGGGGCGCACCGCGGGCCGGAGCGACCATATGCCACCGCCCGCCCGGCGGGCAAGCAGGGTGCGCTGGCTAGGCCGGGGCGCTCCGTGTTACACGGGCGGGGCCGCATGGTCCGGACTGCACGGCCTGCTGAATGGCCGGGACTGCATGGGGTGGGATTGCATGGGGTGGGGCGTGCGGACCGCCCTCCCGCCTGCGTGCGTGTTCCCTTTGCCCCCTTCGCGTTCTTTTTGTCGCGTGCCGTCCGGCGCAGCCTCTTCACCGCCAACCGTGGATCCGCCATGTCCGAATCATCGCCCGTCGCCCTTGTCAGTTCCGCCAGCCCGGTCAACGCCGAACCCGTCCGGGCCATCCTGTTCACGGGTGGATGCCGCAGCGGCAAGAGCGGCCTTGCCCAGCGCTGGGTGGAATCGCTGGGGCCGTCGCGGGTGTACATCGCCACCGGGGCCGCCCGCGATGCGGAAATGGCCGAGCGGGTGCGCCGCCATCAGGTCGCGCGGGGCGCGGGATGGCGCACGGTGGAGGAACAACTGGACGTCTGCGCGGCCCTGCGTGAGTGCATGCCGTCGTGCGCGGGCCAAGCGACCGCGCAATCCCTCCCGCAACCGCGCCCGCACGGGGTGCTGCTGGACTGCATCACCCTGTGGCTGACCAACCGCATGCTGGCCGGTCATGACGATGCGGCCATCCTGCGCGGGGTGGAGGATCTGGCGGCGCTGCTGCGCGCGGTCACCGTGCCCGTGGCCGTGGTCACCAACGAGGTGGGCTGGGGCGTGGTGCCGGAAACCCCGCTGGGCCGCCGCTTCCGCGACCTGTCCGGCGAGGCCAACCAAGCGCTGGCCACGGCCTGCACCGACGTTATCCTTGCCGTCAGCGGGTTGCCGCTGGCCGTGAAGGGCGGGGTGCCCGCCGCCTGCGCGGGGTAGGGGCGCCACTGGACCCCGGCCCGTTGCTGGAGTAGAAGCCGCATGAGCCGTTCGTGCGGCCCCAACCCCCTGAACAGGAAGCCCACATGCCCGGATATTTCTGCCGTCAGATTTTGTCTTGCCTGATCCCGTCCCGTCTGATTTCGTGCCGTCAGATTTCATCCGGCCTGCTGCTGGCCGTGGCCCTGCTGTTGGCCATCGCCCCCCTTGCCGCCGCCGAGGAAACCCCGGAAGCCGCCCTGCGCCAGGTGCAGACCGCCATCGACACCAATGACGCCGCCCTGCTGGAGCGGTATGTGGACGTGGGGCGCATTGCCCAGCGCGGGGTGGATGCCTTCATGTCCGATCTGGTGGCCCGCCCGCCCAAGGCCGTTTCCGGCGGTGGCGAAACCCTGCCCCTGCTGGCCATGCTGTCCAGCGCGGTGCAGTCGGGCGCGCAGTCGCAGACCGCCCAGACCATGAAGATGCTGGTGGCGGAAGAAACCCGCAAGTTCGTGGTGTGGGGCGTGGCGTCCGGCAACTTCTCCGGCAAGCCGGTCAAGAAGGAGCGCAAGGCCACCGACGGCGGCCTGTTCTCGCCCCTGTTCTCCGACGCCTCCGTGGGCCGCAAGGAGTTGCGCGGCGTGAAGTCCGTGACCCGCGACGGCGACAAGGCCACCGCCTCGGTGACCCTGTTCGACCACGGCAGCGAACGCTCCTACCCCGTGGACCTGACCCTTTCCCGCCGTCAGGAGGGCAACTGGCAGGTCACCGACGTGACCAACGCCGCCGCGCTTATTGCCGCCATCCGCAAGGAAGCGGAGAACAGATAGGGCGTTGGCGTACCTAGCTGCCAGTGCAGGATGCTCTGGCCCCGTTTTTCCTGCACATTTCTGCAAGAGTGGGGCAGGAGTGGGATGGAAAGACACAGCGGCCTGCGTGAGCACTTCTGGGTGCACGCGCAGGCCGCTGTTTTCAATCTGGTACCGGGAGCGAGACTCGAACTCGCAAGGTGTTGCCACCGGCGGATTTTGAGTCCGCTGCGTCTACCAATTCCACCATCCCGGCAGGTGTAGGGAAAGGGCTATGGCATAGCGGGCATGGTCCGGTCAAGGGCAGAGTTGTTCCATGACTCGGAAGGGGCTGCTGGCGGCGGTCCGGGCGGGGCCGGTTCGCTGCCGGACAACCGGATATGGCCGGACAGGGCCGGATCGTAACCATGTCGTATGGTGCCGTGGCCGAGCGGGGCACGCCCCGATGCATGGCAGGCCCCTCAGCCGCCCAAGGGCAACTGTCGCTCACGCTGGGACGGATGCAGTTGCGCAGGCGCGTTTACCGGCCACACAGGGCCAGCCATCAACCCCTCAGGCCCGCCCGCAAGTCACGCAGACCCCCAGATTTTTCCGTCCCGCGCTGCTTTCCTACTGTCCGTCGGCGGACAGGATCACCTTGGAAAAGGTGCTGCCGTTCCAGCGGTACATCACCTTATGGTCAAACTTCACCTGCGCAAGGCCGGTGGATGTCCACAGCAGGGCGCGAGCTTCCAGGCCGGACTCGCCAAGGCAGAGCATGACGGACGGGCTTGTGCCCGGGGGCAGCTTGTAGCCGGGGGCGAAAAAGTCGGTGATGTCGGGATCTTCCGGCGTGGCGGCGGGGGCCAGCCTGCCATCGGGCTTGCGGCGCCACAGTTCCAGCGCGCAGGCCTCGCCGTTCTTCACGCCCATGGCGGCCAGCGTGTCGCCGTTGTCGGCGCGGAACACCCGCACCGTCACGCGCGTGTCCAGCATGGGCAGGGCGCCCACCTCGTAGAGTTCCGGGGTGCTTTCGACAACCGCCCAGAAATTGGTTTCGCCCTCGTCGGCAAGCTGCTGCTTTTCTTCTTCGTTCAGCCCTTCGGCGGTATTTTCGAAGATGGTTGCGGGCAGCATCCGGAACATGTCCAGCGCGGTGACCTGTCCCCCGGCGGCATGGGCCGTTGCCGCGCCCGTTGCCGTCACCGTCAGTGCCGCCGCCAGTGTGACCAACAGGGCGACAACGCGCAGAATGCGATGCATGATGAGCTCCTTCCTTCTTTCGATGCCGCCGCCAGCCTGCGGCGGCGCTGTCATGATACGCGGGCCACGGGGCCGTGTCCATTTGCAGGGTGCCAGAACCGTGGGGAATTTCCGTGAGCGGGGTCACGCCTTGGGTGGCGGCTGCGGCCTTGACCGGCAATTTCCGCGCACGCCGTCAGCGGATGTCATGCGGCAGCATGGCGCCAGGCCGGATGCGTCTTGCATGACTGGGGGGATGGCATGTGAAAGAACCCCACCCCGTACCGCCATTGCGGCGCGCACCCGCGCAGGGTAGGGCGCCTGCTGTGAAATGGCGGGTAAAGCCGCTTCCAAGT
This genomic window from Nitratidesulfovibrio sp. SRB-5 contains:
- a CDS encoding CoA-binding protein, whose product is MLLDAKLRTILRESRTIAVIGAKDKPGQPVDMVGRYLIEAGYDVRPVHPVRRTVWGMQAYPTIGDVSVDVDIVNVFRAPEHCPAHAAEVLALPRLPRLFWMQSGISSPEAGRMLFERGVAVVEDLCLMVEHRRLMAGGLL
- a CDS encoding YkgJ family cysteine cluster protein — translated: MSVNDTVSSTSDAPSASGTSSSPWDDAFDCRMCGQCCQGEGGIVVSPADLARICAFLGMTPEAFETTYGERRNGKLKVRTGPDGNCVFFAAGRGCTVHEGKPDICRAWPFFRGNLVDADSLGMAKEYCPGIRPDVRHAEFSAAGRAYLAARGLLASDCTCEANALVMDRSMGDRNKDGGT
- a CDS encoding J domain-containing protein, translating into MTLRECYRILQVGNGASLDEVKKAYRKLAFELHPDLNPGRPDAARRFQRLNEAYVLLSRTLDAAGPGGNGNGMGAAGGAAERESAEREATRAYEQARQRFGDMGTGGTGGTGGGNGPSASSSSGTGGTGGTGASSATGAPGGTASGGASATRGASGADRNRRRAEATYQGRQDEVLQDILRDPFARRVFEDIYSQIRRDGGGGLAARPPKKRKLSLEWGGKALTLDLTHGIGGAVKGWLRRQIDDEQTVFLPALSIVPGARLRLQVTQGLSGEVRTVEVTLPPDYVVGRPIRLKGLGKRIGPWQGDLYLRILAKTA
- a CDS encoding DMT family transporter — protein: MPLAGYGFVLLAAGLWALIGPLARYCLAEGVTPLEIAFWRATFGALFFGLHAARHGLWRAPVRDAATFAAFGLVGVALFFGSYQLAVREGGAALASILLYTAPAWVALLSRLCFAEPLTRAKLAALGLAMTGAFLICRSGGGLQGGASAAGIGFGLLAGFTYSLHYVFSRHFLHRHSPVTLYLFCLPVGALALLPFVTFVPKGPLAWALLVLGMGLVTTYGAYMAYCEGMRRLSPTRVAVVANFEPVLAALLAYWLWDELFPPSGWIGAGLVIAAVFCVVLDGARGEDKRDGGVSRAAGVAESREMEEAGEDTGLTRGHMPVE
- a CDS encoding metal-dependent hydrolase; the protein is MPGYRTHLIGGTVLAAGALFAAQALRVHSPGLPTQAALLAVSTAFALAPDVDTHSRGRTWFYGLLVAADVALIATRRYQWAALLGLLAMLPAIDGHRGWTHTWWAMLLVPLPLLLAPVLLYGWAWQAAAPWYAAAVLGYFSHLLLDRQF
- a CDS encoding bifunctional adenosylcobinamide kinase/adenosylcobinamide-phosphate guanylyltransferase, whose protein sequence is MSESSPVALVSSASPVNAEPVRAILFTGGCRSGKSGLAQRWVESLGPSRVYIATGAARDAEMAERVRRHQVARGAGWRTVEEQLDVCAALRECMPSCAGQATAQSLPQPRPHGVLLDCITLWLTNRMLAGHDDAAILRGVEDLAALLRAVTVPVAVVTNEVGWGVVPETPLGRRFRDLSGEANQALATACTDVILAVSGLPLAVKGGVPAACAG